AAGATTCGGCGTAAACAACTCTTCACGGAGCGAGACAAAGAGGAACTGCAGGTAAAGTAAAGTAGGAAGCGCATCACGAATCAAGGAACAAGTTACACGTCTTCCTTGTGTGTGACTCATGGCATTGTTTCGTCTCTCTGCTCTAGTCTCGCACTGTTGTGGTAGAGAACTTGCCCGAGGATTACTCACGTCAGAACCTTGGAAAGCTTTTCAGCGTTGTTGGGAGGTTAAATATACTTGTATTTTCACTCCTATCGATCGAccgaatatatatatttatatatagtattATAGCAGAGGTGTGAATTagctttaaaaagaaaaagagtttcTCGTTTTCCTGGACAGCGTGAAGAACATCCGGATATGCCATCCTCAAGAACCCAATTCTGCCACGAGTTCTAAAAGCGATGTGCTAATCAATAACAAGGTATGTTTCTCTCGGCAGATATATATGATGGGAGTTGAGTAGAATCGATTGCGCACTTTCCCAGTCCCAAGTCGTAAGTAGAATTATAACAAGGTATGATTTGATTGAAGCTGCATGCACTCGTGGAGTATGAGAGTACCGAGCAAGCTGAGAAGGCAGTAAGTTGACGAGGAATTGTGGTAGATTTGGCATTTTGTGATCCGTGCTAAACTTCGTCTCATTTACAGCGAAAGCCATTGTGCAGGTTGAGAAGCTAAACGACGAAAGGAACTGGAGAAAAGGCCTTCGAGTTCGAACTATGCTAAGATGCTCGGTACTTTTTAATCTCTTCTCTTCTCTAGGATTCATCGGCTAACCACGTACATACATCTTATTCTATACATGCTGAGCTCGCTTTTACTCCCTTTCTAGCCAAAATCCGTGATAAGAAGCAAGAAATTAGACTTCGATCACTTCGATCTGTACGCCGAGGACGATCAATCACCTTCCTCTCCAACATTAGGCTCTCCTCGCATCGAACACCTACTTGACCACAGCGTAAGTCGCCACCCGATGATGCCCATCTCTAATCGGCGTTCTTGAATCTCTGTTGCATGTCTTGACAGACGGAAGACAACCAAAGCGGTTCCAGAAAAGGACGGGGAAGGGGGCGAGCCAAGTCGCATGGACTACTGCTTCAGAGTCACAGTGAGAGTGGCTTACTGCCCCACTCGCCACACTCAGGCGGCGCCCTCGGCCATGGAGAAGCCTCGAGCAAGCAGAGTCCGCAGGGGCCAAGAATGCCCGACGGCACGCGCGGGTTCGCCATGGGTCGCGGGAAGCCGCTGAGCCCTGTGCTTGGACGCGCGCCATCACCAGCAGCAGCAGGTCCATGAGTCGTCCCTTCACCCGTGAATCAGAAGCCGGTGGCTGTGGGGAACATCCCGCTTTCCTTCATAGCGATGGTGAAAGGTGTTGTAATGATTAGCCGCTCGCTGGCTGGGTTGATCGGAGTGAGCGACGCTGTAATTCTTCCCTCTTTTCCCACTGTCGAGTGCTCATTTTGTTCCTTCAttgcttcaaccactgatttgtaCGATGTAATGGTCTGCAGCTAGAAACCAATAAATCTTCGGATGAATACTTCGTtcctatgataaaaataattttatttaattaaattttatttaaaaaaaaaatatacgtatataataattttatttagttCAATTTGAAATAATGATATTTTCATATACTTAAATTATTTATGTGAAATTAGATCAATttgaaatgatgatattttcggatgttgattttgtaaattattttgataatagGAATTGCACCTTACAATTTATATCTATATCTTATGAGTTGAAATTTGAGggataatttatagaaaaaaatataaaataatatatgattGTATTGTTAACGATAGAAGTTGATTTTATAGGTCACTAATTAAGttttatgattgtaaaattttatcttaagATTTGATATGATAAGACTCAATTGTGTGAtgatattttatgatatattagaataatttttttctctataaGTTTGTAATTGTATGCATTATGATATACTATGATTATCAGATAAAAAAAGAATTAATGTTAATAAAGAGTACTGTGAGATTTTGAAGGTTGCAAACTGCATGGAGCATTATTAATCAATCTTGCATTCATGAGACTGTGAAGGTTTTGAGCTGCCAAATAGTGAATCATAACTCCTTACGATAAAAGGAAAAcacacaccaaaaaaaaaaaaagaagaaaagagctgGAAATTTGGCAGAACAAATCCGGCTCATTGAATTAGTAGTAGATAGGTTCCCACCGTGGAGCCTAATTTGGATTTGATTTGGttggatgatgacgatgatgatgtggGCCCACCCACCCCCAGTATGGATGGACCACTGCGGTTGAGGCTTTAATTGAGATAATGGCATTGCTGGCTACAGCTTGGAATGGACTCCTCCTCAtaaacacacactctctctcttccATTTTACCTCCACTGGTACTCTATTTCCTCAGAAACACTGTCAGTCCTCAACCTGATTCACACCACATCAACatgactataataataataataataataataataataataataataataataataatatggtaTTTAGTTGCCTTCAACTTAAAAACTACCACGAAAGGCATGTATGTGATGAAGTAAGTAGTAGGATCCAATTACATGGTGTTACTATAACCATTAATATCTTTCTTTACCAATTAGAAGAAGAATTTTTGGATTTGGAACCCTTTGTTGTTagcattaaaaaataattatgttaTTACATTAAAAAAACACTTTAAGATATGATTATTCGAAAATTATAATGATACTAATATGTCAGTAGAATTATACTCATCAAcataaaatcttatatttcagtTCTTGTAATAAATATTACTATACAGTTTCATAAATCTTAATATTTCAGCTCTTgtaaaaatatcttatgaaagcaatgtaataataataataataaaagaaaaaaaagggtgaGAAATAAAGACTATTCGGGTCTTCTTCTTGTTTTCGGGACCTCAGTAAGAGACACAGAcaagaaagagagggagagagagagagagaggggtcatATGACATGAACGGCGGTTATTAATATGCTGTTGTTAATGCCGCCCGCTTCCCCCCACTGACtgccaccaccatcaccaccaccaccaccaccacttcaTCATCACCAATAAAAGAGActgcctcctcctccctcttccctcgCCCTTTCTACTTCAAGCGGAGAGGGAGACGGAGGGGAAGAGATATGAGAGGCCCTCCGCTGCTCTCTTTCCCTTGCGAGCTCCTCgccctccttctcttcctcctctgtgAGTCCATCTTTGCCTCTGCCGTTCTGATCCTTACTTCTCTTCCCTCCTTTGCCCGTTCTAGGATCCGTTCCCTTTCTCTTAATTTACCTCGATTTGTCATTCCGACCTGGGTTTTGAGGCTTCGGCTTGGCATTGTGAGATTGCTTGCTGGTTTGGTGGCCTTATCTTGTTGATCTTTGATGTTATTAAACATGGCTCCTTTCTGTTTGATTTTTGGTCAAGGAAAGAGTTCTCGTGACGATCTACTCGTATTTAGCACTAGTAGTCCTTTTACGAATTTTACTTGGTAAATTTGGTGTTTATTGGGTTCGCTTTACGCTCTCCTGGTAAGCTCATGGTTTCTTGGGGTTTTTCTTCACCGAAAAACCGGCTGAAACCGCACTGggacccttttttttatttttatttttattatttagatGCTAGGGGTTGTAAAAGGTGAGCTTTTTTACTCATGAGTCCTCCCTTGATGAACCTCTCATTATGTTTAGGGTTTAGTGTCTTAAAGATGCCTTTTCTGTGCTTTCAACGAGCAATGCGGGGGAAATGTCTGTGGTCCGAGGTTGTAATCCGATTTAAGAATATGATCCCTGTGTTCCTACTGAAACCATGATGTTCTTGCGTAGAGCGCTGGCTTTGTGACTGCACATATTTGTAAGAAGATCTAGCTTCCTTCAGCCAAACTTTGTGATGTTACCTGCCCTTGTGGCATAAATTTCACTACAAAGTGGTTGTAGTTCACCACTCGTGTTGGTTCCTCCAGAGACAAGATATGATTTTGCCTATTGCATCTGGCCAATTGCAAATTTATTTACCTACTAGGAAAAGAAACAGTCAAGGATGGAGTACCCTCTACTCTGACGGCATTGCTTACTGGTTTCACCATCTTTTAGGTGACCGAAAGGGTATGCCTAGTTGATGAAAGAAATTGGAAATTCACTTCGATTAAAGTGATAAACGGCTCATCAAAATTGAATTTCAagttccgcattagttttatagTTCTTCATGGCCTCTAGACATATGCCGTTGGCTAACTCTCTGGGATAGCATCACTTGGAACTACATTTCGATAGGCTTGTGACGAAGGTTGCTCCAGTGGACTGATCAATTTCCCATTAGTTTAGAATATTTCACTTCTAGAGGAATTATAGTGGTGGCCACTTGGCATCAAGAGATCAAGCTGCAACTAAGAAAATAGGTTACTGACAGTACTTGTTTTTCTTGAATTTGCTTTCGGATGTGATTTTCACTAGCTTTACAGAGTTCAAGTCAGGTTGGTGATTGGATCCTAATTCTTTTCCTAGTATGCTCATTTCTCACTCTTTGATATTTTTACCAACTTTTGGTCATATCTATTTTCATAATACTTCAGACAATTGTGTATATGTATTGAATAGAGAAAGAACACCTATTTCATTTACTAGTTATAAACAAGAAAAACACTTAACAAAAAAGAATTTTGTCTGTTAGATGAACTTGTATATTGaacctctaattttttttatctatcatctTATTTAGGCAAACATCTAACACATGCCACAAACTGTTCTGCTGCCTTTAATTTTCTTTAGTTGGTGAAATTACTGAAAAAATAAAGCACCAAAAGCCTTCATTCTACTCTAGATTGATAAGTTTCCAACGCATAATTTGGTCTTGTAACTTGACCGATAATAATTACGTTGGTCAAGGTATATTGATTGTTATTGTCCTTTTAATGCTAGTTCTTTCTTCCATAGAATTGTGGATTTTCTTTGACACTCTTATTAAATCTCATGAGAACTTGTACTTATCTCTACAGTGCACACATTTACGATTTGGCTTTGTTTCATTGGTAACAGATGCAACAACAATGAACCTCAAAAGTATCACAGACAAAGGATTGTTTATATAATTTCACTTTCATATGAAATCCCAAGAATTTTTACTGTGCTTTATTCTAGCAGACTTTTTCCTGTTCAGGCTAGCCACAAAAAAATCTCATGCCATGGATTGTTTATATAACTTCACTTCATTTGAAATCCCAAGAATTTTTCACTATGCTTTTAGAGCAGACCTTTTTCTTATTCAGGCTAGGCACTTCATTGTTATTGTAAATCATGTCGTGTTGTGACTTATGACCAACCTTACTACGTAACTGATGTTCAGGTCTGCAAGACTTCTACAAGTTCGACAATATAATTGTCCATAGCTTTGCAATGGTGGATCAGATAACAGAAGAAAAGGAGAACGCCCTAATGCCTGACATTTCTCCAAGTAGTGCACCACAACCTTTTCTTCCTGTTCTGGCTCCTTCCCCAATGGCAACACCATTTTTCAACAGCAGTATTCCAAAACTATCAGGTCCTGATAGCTTTATGATAAATTGACTATAATGAAGCTCAGGAGTAACTATAAGCCATATGAGTTGCACTTATTGTTACTTTGCTTTTGTAGGGCAGTGCATATTAAACTTTTCTGCAGTTGACAGTTTAATAAGTACAACTGCTGTTGATTGCTGGACCTCTTTTGCTCCTTTCTTGGCCAACGTAATTTGTTGTCCCCAGTTTCAGGCCACCCTTATCATTCTAATAGGGCAATCAAGTAAAGAAACAGGGTTGCTTGCTTTAGATTCCACTCATGCAAACTATTGCCTATCAGATATTCAACAAATTCTTGGAAGTCAAGGTGCCAATAGTGACCTTCAAGAAATTTGCTCAGTCCACCCATCTAACCTCTCTGAAGGCTCCTGCCCTGTAAGTGATATCGATGGGTTTGAGAGTGTTGTTGACTCTTCTCAACTCCTTACTGCATGTGGGAAGGTGGATCCTGTGAATGAATGTTGCAGTAAAATCTGTCAGAATGCCATACTTGAAGCTGCAAGGAAGCTTGCCTTGAGAGATGGTGGATTGACGACAAGCATGGCTATAAATAATACTTTGATTCAGCACTCATCTAAAATTGATAGTTGCAGAAACATTGTCCTTAGATGGCTGTCTAGTAGACTCGATCCATCATCTGCAAAGCAAGTGCTGAGACGGCTGTCCAACTGCAATGTCAATGGAGGTAGTTTCAAGtttcattttcttctcttttaaataTGCTGCTTCAAAATTCTTCATTAGTAATCacttgatttgttttcttttggGTTGACACTTGATGTGCATGCACAATATGCTGGCTTATTTACGATTCcttccaaattaatttattttttctgaaatgatttgttgatttgaccTAGTTGATTAAGATAAAACTACTGCTAGAAAGGTAATACAATATGGATCAATTGATGTCAAGTTGTTTTTAGATTTCTCGAAGTTCTCCAACTGATAATGCACTAATCACAGATCAAACACGATTAGTGAATGACTTTTACCTCATCATTATTTTAAACTacacttgataccaaggaaaattattgtttgatatatttatgacaaAAATATGTTCAACTGTTTGAATTGTTTTTTGGCACTGCCATTTGCCCTTTCAGGCATCTTCGAATCTGTATTTCACCTTATTTTGAAACCTTTCCCATCACATGGTAAAGCAGGAATCGGAAACACCtccatttttgttattttatgtgACATTTCATGTCATAAATTTGTAGTTCTCCTTCATGTCATGGATCCCACTATAATTGATATATAAAATTCATCATTAGAGACTTTTGTTTTAACCTCCAatttgtatatacatatctaaagtgatttttttttttaatgattttggtTATCAATCATGTTGGAATATTGTGGTTTACtgctttttttgttgtttttgtaTAGCTTAATTGTTATATTTCTATTGTTGTCCAACTATGGTTAGATGCTTCTCTTGTTAACTGCTTTACCTTTTCAGATTACCTTTTCCCCTGGATCTAACCCATAGAATGGGTTACTCACTTTggtcaaagaaaaataaaacaaaatatgcAACTTGGAGCTAGCAGCTTGTTTATCATATTATGGAGGAATTCGTGTAAGGTTATGAGATCCCCTGGACTGGTGTAAAATGACCCGTAAAGATCCTCAAAGTTGTTCGTAGCATGAGACTTCTTTCAAAGTCTCTCTTTCTTTACAAGTCTGATTCGGCCCATTACTATTACCCaccatcaattaaaaaaaaacagtAGAATGGTAGCTAGCCAATTCTTTGCTGAAGTGGTGCAAGCTTGATTGAAAAAATATTCGTATGTAGCTTCATTTTGAGTACTGTTCCAATATCAGTTTTCTCGAACTGGTATGCTTCTGATATTACTAAGCATTATACCAATCTGGACTTCCCGGCATAGCAAa
This DNA window, taken from Musa acuminata AAA Group cultivar baxijiao chromosome BXJ3-7, Cavendish_Baxijiao_AAA, whole genome shotgun sequence, encodes the following:
- the LOC135643186 gene encoding la-related protein 6C-like, which translates into the protein MAQVSRGEQAEEVNGSSIKRGDEEDAAEGSAGFKLNVHAPEFVPRSQLQAVPPLSGCFYPYLPFFENGCGGSALGPGWFYFAEQEPIHFIPDFHGKVAGHSKDSNDVIQKIVKQVEYQFSDTNLVANDFLMKIMNKDPQGFVPMSVVASWKKIKSLGANHHMLIKALGTSTKLALSEDGKKIRRKQLFTERDKEELQSRTVVVENLPEDYSRQNLGKLFSVVGSVKNIRICHPQEPNSATSSKSDVLINNKLHALVEYESTEQAEKAVEKLNDERNWRKGLRVRTMLRCSPKSVIRSKKLDFDHFDLYAEDDQSPSSPTLGSPRIEHLLDHSTEDNQSGSRKGRGRGRAKSHGLLLQSHSESGLLPHSPHSGGALGHGEASSKQSPQGPRMPDGTRGFAMGRGKPLSPVLGRAPSPAAAGP
- the LOC103991027 gene encoding uncharacterized GPI-anchored protein At1g61900 isoform X1, coding for MRGPPLLSFPCELLALLLFLLCLQDFYKFDNIIVHSFAMVDQITEEKENALMPDISPSSAPQPFLPVLAPSPMATPFFNSSIPKLSGQCILNFSAVDSLISTTAVDCWTSFAPFLANVICCPQFQATLIILIGQSSKETGLLALDSTHANYCLSDIQQILGSQGANSDLQEICSVHPSNLSEGSCPVSDIDGFESVVDSSQLLTACGKVDPVNECCSKICQNAILEAARKLALRDGGLTTSMAINNTLIQHSSKIDSCRNIVLRWLSSRLDPSSAKQVLRRLSNCNVNGVCPLDFPDTKGVAKNCGNEIKNDTVCCHAMENYVSHLQKQSFITNLQSLGCASLLGLKLQEMNVSTNIYSLCQISLKDFSLQVGTQESGCLLPSLPSDATFDPSSGISFTCDLNDNIAAPWPSASQASSSSCNKSVNYPSLPAATSSQLGLIGADMKLAMVFSLSLLLIMLL
- the LOC103991027 gene encoding uncharacterized GPI-anchored protein At1g61900 isoform X2, which translates into the protein MVDQITEEKENALMPDISPSSAPQPFLPVLAPSPMATPFFNSSIPKLSGQCILNFSAVDSLISTTAVDCWTSFAPFLANVICCPQFQATLIILIGQSSKETGLLALDSTHANYCLSDIQQILGSQGANSDLQEICSVHPSNLSEGSCPVSDIDGFESVVDSSQLLTACGKVDPVNECCSKICQNAILEAARKLALRDGGLTTSMAINNTLIQHSSKIDSCRNIVLRWLSSRLDPSSAKQVLRRLSNCNVNGVCPLDFPDTKGVAKNCGNEIKNDTVCCHAMENYVSHLQKQSFITNLQSLGCASLLGLKLQEMNVSTNIYSLCQISLKDFSLQVGTQESGCLLPSLPSDATFDPSSGISFTCDLNDNIAAPWPSASQASSSSCNKSVNYPSLPAATSSQLGLIGADMKLAMVFSLSLLLIMLL